One genomic segment of Prochlorococcus marinus str. MIT 0919 includes these proteins:
- a CDS encoding peroxiredoxin, translated as MSNECIQVGQKAPDFSATAVIDQEFKDIKLTDYKGKWVVLFFYPLDFTFVCPTEITAFSDRYSDFSSKNTEILGVSVDSKFSHLAWIQTPRNQGGIGDINYPLVSDLKREICSAYNVLNEDGEADRGLYLINPEGIIMHCTINKAPVGRNVDETLRTLQGYQYVASNPDEVCPANWTPGDKTMLEDPEGSKEYFSSL; from the coding sequence ATGTCTAACGAATGTATCCAAGTTGGTCAGAAAGCCCCAGATTTCTCAGCTACTGCAGTAATTGACCAAGAGTTTAAAGACATTAAACTAACTGACTACAAAGGGAAGTGGGTAGTACTTTTCTTTTACCCTCTTGATTTTACTTTTGTTTGCCCAACTGAGATAACAGCCTTTAGTGACAGGTATTCTGATTTCTCTTCTAAAAATACGGAGATACTAGGCGTTTCAGTCGATAGCAAATTCAGTCATCTAGCTTGGATCCAAACACCTAGGAATCAGGGAGGTATCGGAGATATAAACTACCCGCTAGTCTCAGACTTGAAAAGAGAAATTTGCTCTGCATACAATGTCTTAAATGAAGATGGTGAAGCTGATAGAGGCCTATACCTTATAAACCCTGAAGGAATTATTATGCATTGCACTATTAATAAGGCTCCGGTAGGAAGAAATGTAGATGAAACATTACGCACTCTCCAAGGCTATCAATATGTTGCTTCTAATCCTGACGAGGTATGTCCTGCCAACTGGACTCCAGGTGACAAAACAATGCTTGAAGACCCAGAAGGAAGCAAAGAATATTTTTCAAGCTTATAA
- the rpsR gene encoding 30S ribosomal protein S18, which yields MPNSVFKKKLSPIKPGDPIDYKDVETLKKFITERGKILPRRMTGLTSKQQRDLTLAVKRARIVALLPFVNPEG from the coding sequence ATGCCTAATTCAGTCTTTAAAAAGAAACTTTCTCCAATCAAGCCAGGGGATCCAATAGATTATAAGGACGTAGAAACCTTGAAAAAATTCATAACGGAACGTGGAAAGATTCTCCCTAGACGAATGACAGGTCTCACCTCAAAGCAACAACGTGATTTAACACTCGCCGTTAAGAGGGCTAGGATAGTCGCATTACTACCTTTTGTTAACCCAGAAGGCTGA
- a CDS encoding DUF565 domain-containing protein — MVKHNTNYNELSSGIRSFAFNYFLGPWKIRALSLLSLLIGFYIASSLAPYYLQESGQRIFVVAILVLFIEILIRLKSRFSKSSSIFLISLDNFRIGITYAIVLEAFKLGS, encoded by the coding sequence ATGGTTAAACACAATACAAATTATAATGAATTATCATCAGGTATTCGCAGTTTTGCTTTTAACTATTTTCTAGGTCCCTGGAAAATAAGAGCTCTTAGCTTGCTAAGTTTATTAATAGGTTTCTACATTGCTAGTAGTCTTGCACCATATTACCTGCAGGAATCCGGCCAAAGAATTTTTGTTGTTGCTATTCTGGTTTTATTTATTGAAATTCTTATTCGTTTGAAATCACGATTTAGTAAGAGTAGCTCAATATTTTTGATTTCACTTGATAATTTTCGTATAGGTATCACTTATGCGATTGTGCTAGAAGCCTTTAAATTGGGATCGTGA
- the ftsH gene encoding ATP-dependent zinc metalloprotease FtsH, with product MSSYSNLLKDISSGNIESLVYIPARREVVVTYNDGSSAKVSVLPNDQRILRLAQENNTILTVKDLRQEQALASLFGSLSIFFIFFIAITLLIRRSSNIANKTFGFLNSKDSIDEPNHLNTRFHDVAGISEALIEIKEIVSFLKSPEVFEKIGAKLPKGFLLVGPPGTGKTLLARAIAGEANVPFFSISASEFVELFVGVGASRVRGLFKKALANSPSIIFIDEIDAIGRQRGEGIGGGNDEREQTLNQLLTEIDGFADNSGVIIIAATNRPDVLDTALTRPGRFDRTIDIPLPDRQGRLDILSVHARTKPLEPDITLAPLALKTSGFSGADLSNLLNEAAILAARKNKNRISNNELNEALDKLSLGPMKSPLSDSKNKIVLAYHEAGRALVAYSLPSTEKIDKISILPNARGISGFTRFTPDEEIIDSGLITKGYLLSRLIRALGGRAAELIVFGKNEITQVSINDIQEATLLAREMVTKYGFSTLGPVSLDLNERSTFLSGALVRSSKPIAQKTIHAIDKEIVSLINTAMSKAIELLKPLMNKMDLLAEELLEVETLSYDKFIHIVDIDRKQTPSK from the coding sequence ATGTCAAGCTACAGCAACCTTTTAAAAGATATCTCCTCAGGTAATATAGAATCTCTTGTGTATATACCTGCTCGAAGAGAGGTAGTAGTAACTTACAACGATGGTTCAAGCGCCAAAGTTTCTGTTTTGCCAAATGACCAAAGGATATTACGACTAGCTCAAGAAAATAATACTATTTTAACAGTCAAGGATCTAAGGCAGGAACAAGCTTTAGCCTCCTTATTTGGAAGCTTAAGTATTTTTTTTATCTTTTTTATCGCAATAACTTTATTAATTCGCAGATCTTCTAATATTGCCAATAAAACTTTCGGATTCCTAAATTCAAAGGACTCAATAGATGAACCTAATCATTTAAATACACGATTCCATGATGTTGCTGGAATATCAGAGGCACTAATTGAAATAAAAGAAATTGTTAGCTTCCTAAAATCTCCTGAGGTTTTTGAGAAAATTGGGGCAAAATTGCCTAAAGGTTTTTTATTAGTAGGCCCACCTGGTACAGGGAAAACCTTACTAGCTAGAGCTATCGCTGGAGAAGCAAATGTACCTTTCTTTTCCATTTCAGCATCTGAATTTGTTGAATTATTTGTTGGAGTAGGAGCAAGTAGAGTAAGAGGTTTATTTAAAAAAGCTTTAGCTAATTCTCCGTCCATTATTTTCATAGATGAAATAGATGCAATTGGCAGACAACGTGGAGAAGGGATAGGAGGAGGCAATGATGAAAGAGAACAGACATTAAATCAATTGCTTACTGAAATTGATGGTTTTGCTGATAATTCAGGAGTCATTATTATCGCTGCAACTAATAGACCTGACGTATTGGATACTGCCTTGACAAGGCCAGGACGCTTTGATCGAACTATAGATATTCCTTTGCCAGATAGGCAAGGACGACTAGATATACTTTCTGTACATGCAAGAACTAAACCGTTAGAACCTGATATTACCTTAGCTCCACTGGCCCTTAAAACCTCTGGTTTCTCAGGTGCCGACTTAAGTAATCTTTTGAACGAAGCAGCAATATTAGCAGCTAGAAAAAACAAAAATAGAATTAGCAATAATGAACTCAATGAAGCCCTAGACAAATTGTCATTGGGACCAATGAAATCTCCATTAAGTGATTCAAAAAATAAAATTGTACTTGCCTATCATGAGGCTGGAAGAGCTTTAGTAGCTTATTCTTTACCTTCTACGGAAAAGATTGATAAAATTTCCATACTGCCTAATGCACGAGGTATATCTGGTTTTACTAGATTCACTCCAGACGAGGAAATTATAGATAGCGGACTAATTACAAAAGGTTATCTTTTGTCAAGGTTAATTAGAGCATTAGGGGGTAGAGCAGCTGAACTTATAGTTTTCGGTAAGAATGAGATCACTCAAGTTTCAATAAATGATATTCAAGAAGCAACATTATTAGCAAGAGAGATGGTCACAAAATATGGTTTTTCTACTTTAGGACCCGTTTCATTAGATTTAAATGAAAGATCAACATTTTTATCTGGCGCCTTAGTCCGATCATCTAAGCCTATAGCTCAAAAAACTATACATGCTATAGATAAAGAGATTGTTTCACTAATCAATACTGCCATGAGTAAAGCAATTGAACTTCTAAAACCATTAATGAATAAAATGGATCTATTAGCCGAGGAACTCCTAGAAGTTGAGACCCTAAGTTATGATAAATTTATTCACATTGTTGATATAGATCGTAAGCAAACTCCCTCTAAGTAA
- a CDS encoding HAD-IA family hydrolase: MMNKLETVFWDLDGTIADTELFGHRIAFNKAFSSHSLDWHWSKKEYIDLLVYPGGKNRISQYSRIKGLDLSKSLINEIHSTKTNYYKELVISGSIQNRTGVNRLINELMDKRIQQYIVTSSSHKSAETLINSSFDSHRYPFDGLISSDIVNTVKPDPESYLKAIELSGSLPKNCLAIEDSLEGLTAAKSAGLRCLVSLSPWIKEPSSSFFSAELVVDHLGDYNKPNKFFSGSYKASTINFQLLSSLLN; the protein is encoded by the coding sequence ATGATGAACAAATTAGAAACTGTTTTCTGGGATTTAGATGGTACTATAGCAGATACGGAGCTATTTGGACATAGAATAGCTTTTAATAAAGCATTTAGCTCTCATTCTTTAGATTGGCATTGGAGTAAAAAGGAATATATAGATTTGTTGGTTTATCCTGGTGGTAAGAATAGAATAAGTCAATATTCTCGAATAAAGGGATTAGATTTATCCAAAAGTCTTATAAACGAAATTCATTCTACAAAAACAAATTATTATAAAGAATTGGTTATATCAGGTTCTATTCAAAATCGTACAGGAGTAAATCGTCTAATTAATGAACTTATGGATAAAAGAATTCAACAATATATAGTTACTAGTAGTAGCCATAAATCTGCTGAAACCCTTATAAATTCTTCCTTTGATAGTCATCGATATCCATTTGATGGTTTGATAAGCTCTGACATTGTTAATACCGTAAAACCAGATCCTGAAAGTTATTTAAAAGCTATTGAATTATCCGGTTCACTCCCAAAAAATTGTTTAGCTATTGAGGATTCATTAGAAGGATTGACAGCAGCCAAGTCAGCTGGCTTAAGATGCCTTGTTTCACTCTCTCCATGGATCAAGGAACCTTCAAGTAGTTTTTTTAGTGCCGAACTAGTGGTTGACCATTTAGGAGACTATAATAAACCGAACAAATTCTTTTCTGGTTCATATAAAGCAAGCACTATTAATTTTCAATTATTATCTTCTTTGCTTAATTAA
- a CDS encoding 50S ribosomal protein L32: MAVPKKKKSKGKRNQRHAVWKSKAGLAAQKALSLGKSVLTGRAQGFVYPMDEKEDEDE, from the coding sequence ATGGCAGTTCCAAAAAAGAAAAAATCTAAAGGCAAAAGGAACCAACGTCATGCCGTTTGGAAATCAAAGGCTGGGTTAGCCGCACAAAAAGCATTATCTCTAGGAAAATCTGTTCTAACTGGCAGGGCTCAAGGATTTGTATATCCGATGGATGAGAAAGAAGATGAAGATGAATAG
- a CDS encoding tRNA (cytidine(34)-2'-O)-methyltransferase: MSSIRIALYEPRIPQNTGNIGRTCAAFKIPLDLICPLGFSLDSRYLKRAGLDYWDYIDLNIHKDFKTFYKSIPGRRLIGFSKTGETKLQKLLFVQNDVLLFGREDIGLPNNVRSHCDVLTSIPMPGEANSEGKNGVRSLNLSSACAIGAYSALFAIKGKTL; this comes from the coding sequence ATGAGTAGTATTCGTATAGCACTTTATGAGCCAAGGATACCTCAGAATACTGGTAACATTGGCAGAACATGTGCTGCTTTTAAAATACCATTAGACCTAATATGTCCACTTGGTTTTTCACTTGATAGTAGGTATCTTAAAAGAGCTGGATTAGATTATTGGGATTATATAGATCTTAATATTCATAAAGATTTTAAAACATTTTATAAATCAATCCCAGGAAGAAGGTTAATAGGATTCAGCAAGACTGGAGAAACTAAACTTCAAAAGCTGTTATTTGTTCAAAATGATGTACTCCTTTTTGGAAGAGAGGATATAGGACTGCCAAATAACGTTAGAAGTCATTGTGACGTACTAACCTCTATACCTATGCCTGGTGAAGCTAACAGTGAAGGGAAAAATGGAGTAAGAAGTCTAAACCTTTCATCAGCTTGTGCTATTGGCGCGTATTCAGCCTTATTTGCGATTAAAGGTAAGACCCTTTAA
- the lptC gene encoding LPS export ABC transporter periplasmic protein LptC gives MDRLSSLNKLIQIPLVIILVFPSYSCRTKDLVKDNTLYEMKSFTLDQTSDKGEKLFNLKSPKAFIDNVDKIINTNKTDITLFELDQPTYKIDADKSKIKMKGDHIILNGNVVMKKLKQQKIRVTADQVDWYSETSFIKFSGNVTGEFKNSTIKSKEANYYLDKQELHFEDLTDFFVIDQERKRKYFKVEAKKALWDGNSGIFEFLNNGESINSKVLIKN, from the coding sequence ATGGATAGACTTAGTTCACTTAATAAACTTATCCAAATACCATTAGTGATTATATTAGTATTTCCTAGTTATAGCTGTAGGACTAAAGACCTTGTTAAAGACAATACACTATATGAAATGAAGAGTTTTACATTAGATCAAACTAGTGATAAAGGGGAAAAGTTGTTTAACCTTAAAAGTCCTAAAGCATTTATTGATAATGTTGATAAAATAATAAATACAAATAAAACTGATATTACTTTATTCGAACTAGATCAACCTACCTATAAAATAGACGCTGACAAATCGAAAATTAAAATGAAAGGAGATCATATAATACTTAATGGTAATGTTGTTATGAAAAAACTGAAGCAACAGAAGATAAGAGTTACAGCAGATCAAGTAGATTGGTACTCCGAAACATCATTTATAAAGTTTTCTGGTAATGTTACTGGAGAATTTAAAAATAGTACAATAAAATCAAAAGAAGCAAATTATTATTTAGATAAACAAGAATTACACTTTGAGGATTTAACTGACTTCTTCGTTATTGATCAAGAACGTAAGAGAAAATATTTCAAGGTAGAAGCGAAAAAAGCATTATGGGACGGAAATTCAGGTATTTTTGAGTTTTTAAATAATGGAGAATCAATAAACAGTAAGGTATTAATAAAAAATTAA
- a CDS encoding bifunctional adenosylcobinamide kinase/adenosylcobinamide-phosphate guanylyltransferase, producing the protein MKYLYKKGVVHVTGPARSGKSRFAENFLKNLDKVAYIATYPKIEDDIEWKLRIEKHKKRRPKDWLLFENYNDINDILLNENGQYNFLIDSLGGIVFSCLDRDAKYWEKITCQFMELIFSYQKLIIIVSEQVGWGISPPSKEGNLFRDRLGSLSESISSKAEDNWLVVNGRALNLNEYSIKIE; encoded by the coding sequence TTGAAATACCTATACAAGAAAGGTGTAGTTCATGTCACAGGGCCTGCTAGGAGTGGAAAGAGTAGATTTGCAGAAAATTTTCTTAAAAACTTAGACAAAGTAGCTTATATAGCAACATATCCAAAAATAGAAGATGATATCGAGTGGAAATTACGTATAGAAAAACATAAAAAACGTAGGCCAAAGGATTGGCTACTATTTGAAAACTACAATGATATCAATGATATTTTACTCAATGAAAACGGGCAATATAATTTCCTAATTGATTCACTTGGTGGCATAGTTTTTAGCTGTCTAGATAGAGATGCAAAATACTGGGAAAAAATTACATGTCAATTCATGGAGTTAATTTTTTCATATCAAAAATTAATAATAATAGTCAGTGAGCAAGTAGGCTGGGGTATCTCACCTCCAAGTAAAGAAGGTAATTTGTTTAGAGATAGATTAGGTTCATTATCTGAAAGTATTTCATCGAAGGCTGAAGACAATTGGCTAGTTGTTAACGGAAGGGCATTAAATCTTAATGAGTATAGTATTAAAATAGAATGA
- the metG gene encoding methionine--tRNA ligase, which produces MNFTVTTPLYYVNDKPHLGSTYTTIACDALARFQRLQGNEVNFVTGLDEHGQKIQLTAESNKISPLDHCNKVANLYIDLWKEWDISNNRFIRTTSSRHSLLVNQFFERVKDSGDIVLGNQRGWYCIGCEEYKDEPQQSIKPICPLHLKELEWRDEENLFFKLSNYQSKVESLVSKPDFVQPDSRRNEIINFVSQGLRDFSISRTNVKWGIPVPGYKGHTFYVWFDALLGYLSSLVTTETEIDIASLNELGWPANIHVIGKDILRFHAVYWPAMLMSAGLDIPKKIFGHGFLTREGQKMGKSLGNVLDPHLLLEQYGKDPIRWYLLSDFKFGQDGDFQKQRFMDLVNNDLANVIGNLLNRTSSMSRKWFDNTTPTLYYNDKSNLQNLSSQAISKTIEAYEKLDFKYACESILQLANEANLYLSEEQPWKSIKDPLKRDIVATQIYAVLETCRIIGLLLQPVIPETSESILKQLGYSEVPSIWTKELVWGLLVKGKELPIPKPIINKIDF; this is translated from the coding sequence ATGAATTTTACTGTTACTACACCACTATATTATGTAAATGATAAACCTCATTTAGGAAGTACATACACAACTATTGCTTGTGATGCGTTGGCAAGATTTCAACGCTTGCAAGGTAATGAAGTCAATTTTGTAACGGGGCTCGATGAGCATGGTCAAAAGATTCAACTTACAGCTGAATCAAATAAAATAAGTCCTTTGGATCACTGTAATAAAGTTGCTAATTTATATATTGATTTATGGAAAGAGTGGGATATAAGTAACAACAGGTTTATTCGGACAACATCATCAAGACATAGTCTTCTTGTCAATCAATTCTTTGAAAGAGTGAAGGATTCTGGGGATATAGTCCTTGGGAATCAAAGAGGTTGGTATTGCATTGGTTGTGAGGAATATAAAGACGAACCCCAGCAAAGTATAAAACCAATCTGTCCATTGCACTTGAAAGAACTTGAATGGAGAGATGAGGAGAATTTATTCTTTAAGCTCTCAAATTACCAGAGTAAAGTTGAGTCTTTAGTCAGCAAACCAGATTTTGTACAGCCAGATTCTCGAAGAAATGAGATAATTAATTTTGTATCTCAGGGTCTCAGAGACTTTTCAATCTCACGCACAAATGTTAAGTGGGGCATACCGGTACCTGGCTATAAAGGCCATACTTTCTACGTTTGGTTTGATGCCCTTTTAGGCTATTTGAGCTCATTGGTTACTACAGAAACGGAAATAGATATTGCTAGCCTTAATGAATTAGGCTGGCCAGCAAATATCCATGTAATTGGTAAGGATATTCTGAGATTTCACGCAGTATATTGGCCAGCGATGCTTATGTCAGCCGGTTTAGATATACCAAAAAAAATATTTGGCCATGGATTTCTCACTAGGGAAGGACAAAAAATGGGTAAAAGTCTAGGGAATGTTCTAGACCCACACTTACTTCTTGAACAATATGGAAAAGATCCTATTAGGTGGTATTTATTAAGTGATTTTAAATTTGGACAAGACGGAGATTTTCAAAAGCAAAGGTTTATGGACTTAGTTAATAATGATCTTGCTAATGTTATTGGCAACTTATTAAATAGAACATCTAGTATGTCTAGAAAATGGTTTGATAATACTACACCCACTTTATATTATAACGATAAGTCTAATCTACAGAACCTATCCTCTCAAGCGATTAGTAAAACAATAGAAGCCTATGAAAAATTGGATTTCAAATATGCATGTGAGAGTATTTTACAATTAGCTAATGAAGCAAACTTGTATTTGAGTGAAGAGCAACCATGGAAATCAATAAAGGACCCACTTAAAAGAGATATAGTAGCTACTCAAATATACGCTGTTCTTGAAACATGTAGGATAATAGGATTACTACTACAGCCGGTTATCCCTGAAACGAGTGAGAGTATTCTTAAGCAATTAGGTTATTCAGAAGTACCAAGTATTTGGACTAAAGAACTAGTTTGGGGATTATTAGTTAAAGGGAAGGAACTACCGATACCTAAACCTATTATCAATAAAATCGATTTTTAA
- a CDS encoding ribonuclease catalytic domain-containing protein: MKLQVTDSPVAMKQKNSNESLVEQIKDIKNKSLEQIDYSLKDLTSLKTYTIDDIRSKEIDDAISLEYLDNSYRLWVHITSPCEYFDIASQLDVYAEERAASTYLATETIYMMPYEIISDLLSLKKDRISYAISVFADLNSDGSINNSGIFRTIIKPSLKLSYDDADEILDIQPKEELALVKFKEILKRRRNWRLRNGAIIIEEPQGKFILEGEKITHEIIEPTESRKLISESMILFGTIIAKYCRSNNISIPFRVQGGINKNNDSYYTGNNKHVINFITKQTLSKSYISSIAEKHHSLGLDEYVQATSPLRRYIDIIVHFQLINDLKSTKLMNQDIINNKINNYTVKNRQIIQRVRDNNRTIANKWFLNNNKICWAAIFLRWLHKPLNIALIYFSELEIDIACKLDGCQNAVLGTKLELKCSSSELKSDKISFEALKVLG, encoded by the coding sequence TTGAAATTACAAGTTACAGATAGTCCTGTTGCAATGAAACAGAAGAACTCTAATGAATCTCTAGTAGAACAAATTAAGGATATAAAGAATAAGAGTCTAGAACAGATTGATTATAGCCTGAAAGACCTAACAAGTTTAAAAACATACACTATTGATGATATAAGAAGCAAAGAAATTGATGATGCTATTTCGTTAGAATATTTAGACAATAGTTATAGGTTATGGGTTCATATAACAAGTCCCTGTGAATATTTCGATATAGCAAGTCAATTAGATGTATATGCAGAGGAAAGAGCTGCAAGTACTTATTTGGCAACAGAAACCATTTACATGATGCCATATGAAATAATAAGTGATTTGTTATCTCTAAAAAAAGATAGAATCTCTTATGCTATTAGCGTATTTGCTGATTTAAATAGTGATGGCAGCATTAATAATAGTGGAATCTTTAGAACTATAATAAAGCCAAGCCTTAAACTAAGTTATGATGACGCAGATGAAATACTAGATATACAACCAAAAGAAGAATTAGCCCTAGTCAAATTTAAGGAAATTCTAAAGAGAAGACGAAACTGGAGATTAAGAAATGGAGCTATAATTATTGAAGAGCCACAAGGAAAATTTATATTAGAAGGTGAGAAGATAACACACGAAATTATCGAGCCTACAGAGTCTAGGAAGCTTATAAGTGAGTCTATGATTTTATTTGGTACAATAATCGCTAAATATTGTAGATCAAATAACATTAGTATTCCCTTTAGAGTACAAGGAGGTATAAATAAAAATAACGATTCCTATTATACTGGGAATAATAAGCATGTAATAAACTTTATTACAAAGCAAACACTTTCTAAATCTTATATATCTTCAATTGCTGAAAAGCATCATTCTTTAGGTCTTGACGAATATGTACAAGCAACTTCACCTTTAAGAAGATATATAGATATTATAGTACACTTTCAATTAATAAATGACTTAAAGTCTACAAAATTGATGAACCAAGATATTATAAATAATAAAATTAATAATTATACAGTAAAAAATAGACAGATAATTCAGCGTGTAAGGGATAATAATAGAACCATTGCAAACAAATGGTTTCTGAATAATAATAAAATTTGTTGGGCAGCAATATTTTTAAGATGGCTTCATAAACCATTAAATATTGCCCTTATCTACTTTAGTGAATTGGAAATTGATATCGCTTGTAAACTAGATGGCTGTCAAAATGCTGTATTAGGCACAAAACTAGAACTAAAATGTTCAAGTTCAGAACTAAAGAGTGACAAAATCAGCTTTGAGGCTCTTAAGGTATTAGGATGA
- a CDS encoding cofactor assembly of complex C subunit B encodes MSRNIIISLGIIFSLLNIANFFSISRITPSLQRSEVLSALASVIILLIGITWSEINPKKITREDLQGVEGFFLEKDLTTSQKLELAWGSQMLLTATAASTILIYWEGDTILRRGLISHIKFVPKDICLRAQREQLLVSLVNTRFYPGSSEFDPVLPNLPSVLIYPLAQNGFLIIGGWKARCFTKSDEKWIEGWSQKLIANVMND; translated from the coding sequence ATGAGTAGAAACATTATTATTAGTCTAGGCATTATCTTTTCTCTCCTTAATATTGCCAATTTTTTTTCTATCTCTAGGATAACCCCATCACTTCAAAGATCAGAAGTCTTATCCGCCCTTGCTTCAGTAATAATCCTCTTAATTGGAATAACGTGGTCTGAAATTAACCCCAAGAAAATTACGAGGGAGGATTTACAAGGGGTAGAGGGCTTTTTCCTTGAAAAAGATCTCACGACATCTCAGAAGCTCGAGTTAGCCTGGGGCAGTCAAATGCTTTTAACAGCAACGGCTGCATCTACTATTTTGATTTATTGGGAAGGAGATACAATATTACGAAGAGGCTTGATTTCACATATTAAATTTGTCCCAAAGGATATATGTCTTAGAGCCCAAAGGGAACAATTATTAGTTTCACTAGTAAATACAAGGTTTTACCCAGGAAGTTCAGAATTTGATCCTGTATTACCAAACCTACCCTCAGTTTTAATTTATCCCTTAGCACAGAATGGGTTTCTTATTATTGGTGGTTGGAAGGCAAGGTGTTTTACTAAATCAGATGAAAAATGGATAGAAGGATGGTCTCAGAAACTTATAGCAAATGTGATGAATGATTGA